The following proteins are co-located in the Micromonospora coriariae genome:
- a CDS encoding arsenate reductase/protein-tyrosine-phosphatase family protein: MATELDSLQGRARIHAALGDPARLAVVDALTLGDASPGEIAHDLRMPTNLVAHHVKVLTEAGLVVRGRSEGDRRRTYLRLRPEALAMLMPAPLPEAGRVVFVCTHNSARSQLAAALWSDRTHTSAASAGTKPAERVHPRAVAVAHRHGLRLNPTGTAHVADVVRNGDLVIAVCDNAHEELTGPAAPRLHWSVPDPVRVDTDAAFEAAFADLAARVDRVAPIVAPAATSASRDD, translated from the coding sequence ATGGCTACTGAGCTTGATTCCCTGCAAGGGCGCGCCCGCATCCACGCCGCGCTCGGGGACCCGGCGCGCCTGGCGGTCGTCGACGCCCTCACCCTGGGCGACGCCTCTCCTGGTGAGATCGCCCACGACCTGAGGATGCCGACGAATCTGGTCGCCCACCACGTCAAGGTCCTCACCGAGGCCGGACTCGTTGTTCGCGGCCGGTCCGAGGGAGACCGCCGCCGCACCTATCTGCGGCTGCGGCCCGAGGCCCTGGCCATGTTGATGCCGGCGCCGTTGCCCGAGGCGGGTCGGGTGGTGTTCGTCTGCACCCACAACTCCGCCCGCTCGCAGCTCGCCGCCGCCCTCTGGTCCGACCGCACCCACACCTCGGCGGCGTCCGCCGGAACCAAGCCCGCCGAGCGGGTTCATCCGCGCGCTGTCGCCGTGGCTCACCGGCACGGGCTGCGGCTGAACCCGACCGGCACGGCGCACGTGGCGGACGTCGTGCGCAACGGCGATCTCGTCATCGCGGTCTGCGACAACGCCCACGAGGAACTCACCGGCCCAGCCGCGCCCCGGCTGCACTGGTCGGTGCCCGACCCGGTCCGTGTCGACACCGACGCCGCGTTCGAGGCCGCGTTCGCCGATCTCGCCGCCCGTGTCGACCGCGTCGCCCCCATCGTCGCCCCCGCCGCGACGTCGGCCAGCCGCGATGACTGA